CAGAGCACGTGTCCCGGTTCTTTTTGCGCGAAGAGGCTCGAGCATGCACGTGTTCTTGGGGGAGGAAATAGGTTCAGTGAACCCACTGAACCCTTCCCCCTCTCTGCAAACTGTAGGGGCCGATGTATATATTATAAGAGGGCAGCTGCGGGGCCCCAAAAATCGTAATCTAGTAAACAAAAAAAGGGGCTGGACAGGAACTAGATTCTTGGCATCTTGGTGATCCGAGCCGTTGCTGGGGTTTTAAGTTCTTGGGACGAGGTGACGATGGCCATGGAAGAGCCAGGAGTGCGCGGACGAGATTCGCCGTTCGTTAGGGCGACATGCTCTGCGCTGTGGCCGTAAAAAGAAAGGTCGCGAACGTGGTTGGCATCATCGAAGTTCAGTGAATGGGGTTCAGGTTCCCGGGATGCATCTTTTTGCTGCTTCGGTCGGGGCATTTATGCACGGCGATCTCTTTCTTGCCTCCATTATCTTATTAAGGAAAATGTTGGGAGATGTCTGCTAccgagagagacagagacagagagagagaatggattTAACCCTTTGAGTTGCCGATGACTGGATGGAGCATGTGCTTggtagatagagagagagagagagagagagagagagagagaaagaagggatTTGACCCATTGATTGCCAGTCGTCAGATGAAGCATCTGCTTAGTAACAAAAcgagtaagagagagagagagagattctgaGATGAATTTAACTTAATATCGAATGGTCCGATTGCTATTCACATGTATCTTTTCTGAAATCGGGTATGAGAGAGAtagtgagagagagatctaGAGATGGATCTTATCTCATACTATCACATCATTCAATTGATGTTTATGTACTTGGATTCGAGTGATAAATATGAATTTAATGTAACGTTAAATGATTTAACTTATGTTTGACTAGTCATTCTTTAAAGTTGGGTATGAGAGGGATGGGCATTTCAAGATGAATTCAACATAACATCAAATGATCCTATTGATATCAATGTAATCATTATTTAAATCAagtatgagagagagaaagatctcGAGATGAATTTAGTATGGAATGACGCAACTGAAATCTGCATGATTTGACGTGGAGGGAGATAAATCTTGTAATGTAATATcgaattattcaaattgatagTTGTATAGCAACTCCCTAAAGCTAGGTTCCCTATATTTTAAGGTGAACTTGAAAAGAAATGTTTCTTGGGCAGTTTTTAGGGCAATGAGGAAGCTCATTGTATAGGTAGCATAGGGAGTGGAATTTGAAACTTACTATATAGATCTTGGAATTTGGAACTTACCATATTAGATCCTTCTAGGATTAGTTGTATCAtctattcaaatttcacatttatTATTAGTTGAACAATTGGATTAAATTGTCACTTTTAATAACTAAGGATTACTTGCTACTACAATCTATtgaccataacttatatttagatacactaataatatgaaatattaataaagtaaaatctcaatcataaaatggaaCACAAACTAATAATTCCATATTATAAACTGATAATTTGATCCCATAAAATAAGACCGTGCAAATATATATACCAcggaaaacacaaaaacttatttgagGTTCCACTTTCCTATAACGTGGAACTTATTCACCGAAATATGTTCACAATTTTTAAAACCTAAACCTACTTTATAGCTTGAAACCTAAAACTGGACAAATTTCTAAGTTCTCCGGTGCCAAGTTGTACCCTCAAATCACGCTCGCATTTAAGTACCGTGGCCTAAATAATCATTCAAGTTTAGGGTATTCTTTATAATATGAAAACCGAATCTCTCCCGCAATAttataattatcattattttttccgGTCACATCGGACAACGCTGTGATGTGACCAATATCATCCTTTACAATACTAATGATGCGTGGGATATTAACAAAcgttttcattcatttatctctgtacttttttatttttagtacgCACAGATGCGTTtgcagaaaaaaaattgaaaaaagaagaagaaaattagcGGCGCGTCTATTGGTGCAGCGTGAGGGAGATTTGTACAATTATTGTCCTTCTGTTtcgcaataaataaattattttaaaaatatattcctaaaaataattaattatatcatttgaaataattaattgatattttatttctaaacattttcatgaataatataaacatttttattcatatatttttataagatataaaagtgataattgtttgaaaaatattttttaaaaagtgggTTTTGAAAAAGTTGACTCTTAGATATAATTAATGAGATATTTAAGAGATGTATTTATTAAGCCAAAGTTAACTTTGTTAAAATATTGTTTTGTGGTGGACCACTAATAAAAGATTATTGCTCATTTTAGCAATCGATTTGATCCATAAAGAATCCATGCATGCATggttatattttatttaatcacTAATAAAGATGAGAAGTGACGAGACGGTCAATATTAACGATCATTTCTGAACATAACCACGAGAATTCAATACCACTCGAACGTTGGATTTGAGCATAATTATTTCACATCGCCGGCAATCCAAAACTCGAGATGCTAGGATGTCTCGCCATCGAAAGACATGTTGGGGTTCGGCAATACAACGCGGGCAATTCGAAGGTTCGCGGGCGTGACATGTACAGTTTGGATTTAGGAAATTCGTTAATTTTGTAAAGGTCTATGAAGAGTCTCCTAGGATATTTAGTAAAAGTTCTTCTTTATCAATGATTGCTTTAATTTAAGGGCAATGGAGTTGGGGGGTGATgcttcctcctccgcctccaAAAGAACAGGGCAAGCAAGAAAGATGGTCAACTCCGAAGTGTTAAaacgaggaagagaaaagaaaacctaaagttacagagagagagagagagagagacaacagggtcttccttctctctctattttctctctgttctttctctctctatctcctctGCCTTGTCACAGCTATAAATGAAGAGGCAGAGGGGAAACGTTACATGTCTTTCAGATCTTTCTAGCCTTTTTAAACTGGTTGGGTTTGCGTTAAATGAAAAAaggtgagatttttttttttttttgcccactTCCCCactaacatcatcatcatcgtctctctctctccttctctctcctcgaGGCTGGGGTTAAAATACGCACCAATGGCacatcttttcactttctctctcctctctctctctctctctctctctctttctgtgcGTGAAAACTTGAGCTCACTCTTCCTGGAGTTGTAAGAAACTCTTTATCGCGCGGCTTCTACCCCTCGAAGCCCCTCTCTGATCCAcgctttccctttgctttttcttGCCCTTTTGTCCTCGCAAGTCATTGCGCCGAAGGGAGGGGGGAGAAGGAAAAGGACGGGACGTAATCTCAGGTGAATTGGGTACTACTGTTTAGGTTTCTATCTTGCCTCTGATTCTTAGGCTTCTAATCGGTCGGCCTCGAGTTTCGTGCTCGTGGGTACTTTTCCCCTTTGTCTGACCtctgctcttttcttttcttttttctcttttatggcCAATCAGATCCATTGCGGCTGGTTTCTTGATTGTTCTTTGATATTGGGTAGTTTTTTTTCCTGGGTTTCTGGGGTGCTTGAGTGAAGTCTTTTTGATTTCTTGCGAATTGGGGAGGGTGGGTTTCCTTCGCTGGGGTTGAATGATCCATTCGGGTTGCTTGGTTTTGATTCGAGCTCTGTTCTTCGCTTCTTCTGTGGGGTTCTGGAGATCTGGGGGTGTTCTTGTTTTGGAGGGTCGGATTTGATGCTTTGACTTGTGCCGTTGGAGCTCTCGCGAGTGTAGATAGATAAAAGTGGGcttcttgcctttttctttttcctcccctCCTGTTGTACTTTCTGATTTTAGCGTGTGAATGATTGCGCTGGCGCGAAATGTGTTTCGTTAGATCATGATGATGGCACCCTTTTTCCGTTTTGATGGTCCAGTTGACTTTCTATTGGTGAATGAACCAGTCAGAGCGATGAGTTCCAATTTCATTAATATAGGGTTTTGGGAGTTCTGCCTCGAGGTTCCGAGATTATGTCTGTCTGTCTCTTTAAAATCAGCAGCTGATGAAAGGATGAAGGAAAATTGATAGTTTAGCGTTGATGTTGCGTTTATTGGTGGTTGGCAAACCGAATACTTTACTGCTTAGAATATGTCCATATCCTTGATGTGTTGGTGCCAAATTATCATCCCCTTTTCACTGATTAATTTGTTACCTCTGTGCTATGACATCATTAGATTTTGGAGTTGTGGGTTGACACGGAAGTTACTCTTTATATTTGGCACCAGCTTGGTGACTTTCGAGGAGACTATTTCATGCAGCTTCGATTCAGTCTGCTGAGAAATGGTTGCTTGAATCTGAATCATCTTCCTCTATGGTTCAGACTTAAAGTGGCAAATCTCATGAGGTCTTTACATCACATTGTGCCAGGGTGCATTGTGGTTTCATAGCAAAGTGCAGGTTGGTATCTAATGGTCACACAGCTGGAATTTTTTATGTGATGTGCAAGCATTTGTTATGTAACTATATCTGAATGGGAAAAAGCTGGTAGAGTTGGTCGAGATTAGAAAGATATCTACCTTTTAACCTGATCACTGGTGGTCCTGATTTTAAGCGACCTAATGTGGAGTTCCGAAGCATGTTGGAGTTGATTATCACTAGCTAAGTATGGTTAGCCGATTACTTGCTGCAAAAAATACTTCTGAATTGCCGCATTGTGTTTCATCTACTAGTTGCAGCTGCTACGACATTAAGGGATATTTATTGAGGATTAGTAATTAATGGGGTTTTTCTCTACATTGTTAATCTTGCATAAGAATCACTCTTGCTGATTTGACCTTTTGCATGGGTACTACTTAGAAGCATGGAATCTGAAACTGCAAGTACAAACCATTTGGCTGTTGGCCTTCATCGCGTGCTGCCAGCTTTCCTACCGGCATTTCTAATTTCAGTTGGATACATCGACCCTGGAAAGTGGGCTGCTAATGTCGAAGGAGGTGCTCGATATGGGGTTGATCTTGTAACATTTATGCTTATTTTCAATTTGGCGGCAATTCTGTGTCAGTACCTGTCAGCCCAAATCGGTGTGGTCACTAAGAGAGATCTTGCTGAGGTATTCTCTATCTCCCCCTCCACCccctctcttaaaaaaaaaagaacttagaTGTTGCTACTGCATTCACCGTTGTCGTGGCAACTGTGCTTTTACATTAACCCATCTTATGCTGTGGTTAAAGATTTTGGTGTTAGGAAatacttctctttttctttttccctttgtgtGAGCATGGAGTAACTAGAAAGGAAGTACTTGATAGTTGATGCACAATGGGTACACCTTTTCCTTATTAGGCCATTTAGACAAGATTTGTTGGCATGGTGTAGGTTTACATACCATCATATTCTTTATTAGTTTCGCCCTATTGTGGCCCTTGGTCTCTTGTATCTGAAGCACTCATACTCACTTGATTTTTCGCAAACTCATCCCAGATTTTCCTTAGTAAGAACTGAACTTCTACACTGGGGGGAGCAGTAGGACATAGGACACAGTTATTCAATGCTGAAGTCCACATGCTACTGTGTCACTGTTTGCTTGTGCAACTTTTATTGCATTTAAAAGGAGTTACTGTGCCCATAAATGTATTTTCAGTCTGCAACCTGGCATTAAGTTTAAATGATGCgagttcttttctttaatgttgcacattttttcgagttttgaGAAATATTCATCCCCATTGCATAATGTTGCAGATATGCAGTGATGAGTATGACAGGTGTGTATGCGTTCTATTGGGGATTCAGATGGAGTTTTCTATGATTGCATCGGACCTCTCTATggtattaaatatttttttgatggCTACTAGTTTTTCTTTGATGTCGTTAGTACCTAGAAGTATTTCTCtgttcttattattattattatttttttttggccttcaCTCTGACTCATGCCAGATTGTGGGAATGGCACACGCACTAAATCTTCTTCTCGGGGTGGATTTGTTCAGTTGCATTTTTTTGACTGCGATAGATGCTGTCTTCTACCCTCTTTTTGCAAACCTCCTGGTAAGCCTAGGAGTAGCTGCAATTTAACACTCATTGACCGTGCAGTGTCTGTCGTGATCTAATTCTTTAAGTTCTTTATCTCAGGAGAACTGCAAGGCCAAACTCCTATGTGTATGCATTACATGCTTCTTAATCTGTGCTTTTGTTTTTGGAGTACTGGTAAGTCAAGCAGAAATCCCTCAAAACATGAATGGGATGCCTACTGTATTTAGTGGGGAGAGTATATTTATGCTGATGGGTCTTCTTGGATCAAGTATACTGCCTCAGAATTTTTACCTCCATTCTGCTCTAgttcaggtctctctctctctctctctctctctctcatgcccGATTGTGTCACATGCACTGTAAAGCATAAAGGGACCCTTGCAGCTTAGAATGACATTTCTTTGAAGTCTTCCCTTGGGAAAGAAAGATTCCACTTCTTCTCCATACAGTACTTCAAAGTTCATTATTTACATACTTCTTCTTTTGCGAGCAtctatttctgattttttactAGAAACCTTTGGCTGATTTGACTTGCTAATGTGTGAAATATTTGGATAGTATTTGCTTTAGCAAAGAGAATAGGGCAAGCGGGAAAAGGGAGAGAATAATAGCAGGGATGAAAGACAAACTACAACATCTTGAATCTGTGCTTTGAGTGTTCTATTAAAACCATTTAAAAATCATAACTCCCCACTCTTCAATCTCAATATTACCAAATTGTATGCTTACAAACTGGAGCATAAATATTCATGCTTCCTCCTCTATTCTTAAACATTCATCTTTTCTTCAACCATTGCcaatcaaaaagaaaagcatgcattgaagaggtgaatttttttcttttgtggaaaAAATCCAGAAGAACAACATTATACATATTAAAttgaaacatatataaataggCGCAAGCAATGGCATCATACATTTGTCGCACATATAATGGTTTTTCTTGTGgaaggaaaaaagcaaaagagtcTCAGACATCTTCATCAGATGTTTGTTGATCTGTTAAAAGATAATAGCATCCGGTAACCAATTTCATCAGATGCATCAAACTAAGTAATTGACTAGATATGTTTGTGTAAGTTGACGTGTCATTTCACTTCGAAGTATGGATTTCAATTTTTGATCTATGTTAGTCTTCTCTTTTTGGGATAATAACCCTTCTACATACTAGTAGAGCAACAAGGAGACGACTACAATGAAAAATAAGCATTTTAGCATTATATGGGTCCTCTTGTGAGGATACATGCACCCGATTAGTTGGATATCAAATTCTCTCTTGCTTACTGAGGGGATGAAAGCAAGATAATGCTGTAGAATCATGTAAAGAGCTCTGTGGTAGCCGATCAAAAGCCACACAATAGATATTTATAGATGGttgggttgtttttttttttttttgggggggcggTGCAGTGagattgtttcttttggtagtCAAAGATTCAATCCAGTACAAATACCGATTCATGattttctcataatttttttatggttcaatcatgtaatattcacaaaattgatgtcttaataataataattctttGGCGTCATACATTTGCTTGTGACTTTTGGTCTTTAATAACGTTGTTGAAATTTCTTGCAGCATTACTGGGCAGAGCCAAAATTTTCTATTGGTTCCCTGATTCATGACCACCTATTTGCCATTATATGCGCATTCAGTTGCATTTATCTGGCGAGTTGTGCATTGATGAGTTCAGCTGCAAATGTATTCTATAGTGCAGGCCCTGTTTTGCTTACTTTTCAGGATGCACTGACCTTAGTGGAGCAGGTTGGCTTCTTTACTATGTTAGGTCTCTCCTTGATAAGTTATGATTTTTCTCTATTGGCCACTGACTTCTTTTATCTTCCTTGAACAACTTGTACAGGTATTTGGGAGTCCAATtgcaccttttctttttctactggTTTTGTTCAGCTCTAGTCAAGCTACAGCTTTAACCTGGAATATAAGTGGAGAAGTGATCTTGCATAATTTCTTGATGGTGGACATCCCGAGCTGGCTTCACCGTGCTTCAATCAGAATTCTAGCCATCATTCCTGCTATTTATTGTGTATGGAATTCCGGGGCTGAGGGGTTGTACCAATTACTCATTTTTACGCAGGTTGTGGTAGCTCTGCTGCTCCCCTCCTGTGTAGTCCCTCTTTTTCGTGTTGCCTCATCCAGAACAGTGATGGGTGTCCACAAAATCTCTCAGGTTATGGAGTTCTTGGTTCTGATGACATCTATTGGAATGCTTGGCTTGAAGATTATATTTGTGTGGGAGATGATCTTTGGAAGTAGTGATTGGGCCAGTAATTTGAGATGGAATGTCGGCAGTAATTCATCTTACCTCTATGTTGTCCTTGTTATCACTTCTTGTGCATCATTGGGTTTGATGCTATGGCTAGTAGCTACACCTTTAAAATCTGCGAGTTTGCAGACAAATGCACAGGCATGGAATTGGGATTTACGAAGGAAAACCGAGATTTATACTGAGAGAGAGGAGTCTGATTTTGGTAGAGTTGGGTATTTAGCAGAAGAACACAGCCAAGAGCTGGATGTATCTCCTTTACCTCGGAACTCTGTTGCATCAGTAGTGACTTCTGAGGTCGATTTACGAATGACAGAATCTGATCAGGAGCGCAGTTTGATGACTGTAGATGAGAAGCAGCCTAACATTGCAATGAACTCACAAACATGCTCTTCTGAAATACCGACTTCGGTGACACAATGCATGCCGCACTTAGCTGCATCAAAGGAGATTTCTGAAACTAAGGCCACAACGATTGAGGTGATTGAATCAGTTGAACCTGTTGAGAAGACTGTGGGAGTTGAGGTAGACCTCCCGACTGAAAAGGATGATGGAAAAGATTCCTGGCAAGGCAAGGAACCATCCAAAGGAGCTTTGGGGAGCACTCCAACTATACCCGAGGCTCCAGGATCATTCAGGAGTCTCAGTGGCAAAAGTGATGATAGTGGAAATGGTGCGGGTAGTCTTTCGAGATTAGCAGGGTTAGGGCGTGCTGCAAGGCGTCAATTAGCCGCCACTCTCGAGGAATTTTGGGGACAGCTTTATGactatcatggagtagtaactCTAGAAGCAAGAGCTAAAAAGTATGATCTGTTGCTTGGGGTTGATGCGAAGGTCGTTGCTTCAACGATCAAAATGGACACATGTGGGTTGGACTCTTCTGCATATTTCCCTTCATTGGTTGGAAGAGGATCTGATCCATTTATGAGCCCAAGTATGTTTGATTCTCCCGAGCAACAGAGGGTACAGAGTGGCCGAGAGTCACCTTATGGTTCTCAAAGGGGATCTTCTTCTCCATGGTCCAACCAAATGCAGTTGTTAAGTGCATATGCTCAAAGTTCTCACCGTGGAGTAGACGCTGGCGAGAGGCGTTATTCTAGTTTGCGTCTTCCTCCCTCTTCTGATGGGTGGGATAATCAGCCTGCCACGGTTCATGGTTATCAGATAAAATCATATCTCAATCGGATTGCAACTGAAAAAAGTTCTGATTGTTTTAACGGCCAGGGTGATCTGCCGATCTCACCATCCTTGCCCTTGGGCCCGACCAGCTACAAGGACTCTAATGCTTTTACTTTGGGGCAAAAATCACAGAATGGGCTGAGCCCTGTACAGACATCCTTTCAGAATGTTGCGGTTTCTGGAAACAGATTAATGCATCCAGAGAGACAAAATTATGAGCATTTCTCTCCTAATCCTTCCCAGAGTGTGCTGGCTTCGGCCAATGAGAAGAAGTACCGTAGTTTGCCTGATATTTCTGGAGTGTCTGTCTTTAATCGTACTTCAGGTTCTGCCAAGAATGCTCGGTGGGACACTTCCATTGGATATGGTCCATCTGTAAATAGACCGAGTTATGAATCATCAGTATTCTCTAGTTCTATATCTAGAGGGGGCCTGTTGGTTGATGAGCCCTCTCCATCTAGCAGATATCGAGATACGTTGTCTATGCAGATGACATCAAACTCAGATACTTCATCCCTCTGGTCAAGACAGCCTTTTGAGCAGTTTGGTGTTGCTGATAAAAGTCGGACGTTGGGCAGCATAGGAAGTAGGTCAAGCCCATTTTCTAGAGAAATTACTTCTGCTGTGGATGCTGAGGCCATGCTTCTCCAGTCCTTGAGACATTGCATTTTGAAACTCCTGAAGTTGGAGGGATCCGACTGGCTGTTTAAGAACAGTTGCGGTGCTGACGAGGATCTAATTGACAAGGTTGCTGCTAGGGAGAAATTTCTTTATGAGCTCGAGAACAGGGAGATGAACATCCCTTCATTGAAGAATGAAGAGTTTGGTCTTGCCAGTTCTGCGATTGCATCTATTCCTCATTGTGGCGAAGAGTGTATCTATAGAGCTGATCTTGTAATAAGCTTTGGTGTGTGGTGTGTACACAAGGTTCTTGATCTGTCGCTCATGGAAAGCCGGCCAGAGCTATGGGGAAAATATACTTACGTACTTAACCGACTTCAGGTAGTGTACTGTGGAAACATTTTGAGATAAACGGATTGCTGCTGCTGATCTACCTTA
The sequence above is drawn from the Eucalyptus grandis isolate ANBG69807.140 chromosome 11, ASM1654582v1, whole genome shotgun sequence genome and encodes:
- the LOC104425071 gene encoding ethylene-insensitive protein 2 — protein: MESETASTNHLAVGLHRVLPAFLPAFLISVGYIDPGKWAANVEGGARYGVDLVTFMLIFNLAAILCQYLSAQIGVVTKRDLAEICSDEYDRCVCVLLGIQMEFSMIASDLSMIVGMAHALNLLLGVDLFSCIFLTAIDAVFYPLFANLLENCKAKLLCVCITCFLICAFVFGVLVSQAEIPQNMNGMPTVFSGESIFMLMGLLGSSILPQNFYLHSALVQHYWAEPKFSIGSLIHDHLFAIICAFSCIYLASCALMSSAANVFYSAGPVLLTFQDALTLVEQVFGSPIAPFLFLLVLFSSSQATALTWNISGEVILHNFLMVDIPSWLHRASIRILAIIPAIYCVWNSGAEGLYQLLIFTQVVVALLLPSCVVPLFRVASSRTVMGVHKISQVMEFLVLMTSIGMLGLKIIFVWEMIFGSSDWASNLRWNVGSNSSYLYVVLVITSCASLGLMLWLVATPLKSASLQTNAQAWNWDLRRKTEIYTEREESDFGRVGYLAEEHSQELDVSPLPRNSVASVVTSEVDLRMTESDQERSLMTVDEKQPNIAMNSQTCSSEIPTSVTQCMPHLAASKEISETKATTIEVIESVEPVEKTVGVEVDLPTEKDDGKDSWQGKEPSKGALGSTPTIPEAPGSFRSLSGKSDDSGNGAGSLSRLAGLGRAARRQLAATLEEFWGQLYDYHGVVTLEARAKKYDLLLGVDAKVVASTIKMDTCGLDSSAYFPSLVGRGSDPFMSPSMFDSPEQQRVQSGRESPYGSQRGSSSPWSNQMQLLSAYAQSSHRGVDAGERRYSSLRLPPSSDGWDNQPATVHGYQIKSYLNRIATEKSSDCFNGQGDLPISPSLPLGPTSYKDSNAFTLGQKSQNGLSPVQTSFQNVAVSGNRLMHPERQNYEHFSPNPSQSVLASANEKKYRSLPDISGVSVFNRTSGSAKNARWDTSIGYGPSVNRPSYESSVFSSSISRGGLLVDEPSPSSRYRDTLSMQMTSNSDTSSLWSRQPFEQFGVADKSRTLGSIGSRSSPFSREITSAVDAEAMLLQSLRHCILKLLKLEGSDWLFKNSCGADEDLIDKVAAREKFLYELENREMNIPSLKNEEFGLASSAIASIPHCGEECIYRADLVISFGVWCVHKVLDLSLMESRPELWGKYTYVLNRLQGIIEPAFLKPRTPMSPCFCLQIPGVNFHQVPSPAVGNNDSLPLVAKTTRGKCTTAAMLLEIVKEVENSISGRKGRTGTAAGDVAFPKGKENLASVLKRYKRRLSNKPVGSQEGVRKIPHSASYVS